The following are from one region of the Pectobacterium atrosepticum genome:
- a CDS encoding conjugal transfer protein TrbA, which produces MSTVRPGTSIDSMDTWGAIAVIGIMLLLVAWFFLPVFVYWSCFILHILWGMVDFGPFHTWAAPRYNLLAITGNNAENVSFEQWVSVMEQTTGILMIFLIPLSTASLWSWVNHPARNWYTRRVLNIHTLPFTMESISPAIAPILNEGDPLRLLLDKRRPERRPAQRPEEFAVEHQLISNMQLDVARCRTAFMGQLGEPLTSWKSLAPHEKALFAIFGLQYFLDDRDAAKSLMDNLNRSCRLKSRRDKGKFSVPVYSLAKPAFMRVIRSEGAIRWLKEHRYVRSGLVWLYAHDLRLTPPNWLWLKGIDRTLFYALHRANTTKEFIEGAGIVAVARTENEAIRLGLPCPTACVEEAVDGFRIDMISLGLIWDEPQPDKDRKRRIRNNWSLTDDVLARPGMEDGDESPF; this is translated from the coding sequence ATGTCAACAGTCCGTCCAGGCACGTCCATCGATTCAATGGATACCTGGGGTGCCATTGCCGTAATAGGCATTATGTTGTTACTAGTTGCCTGGTTCTTTCTGCCAGTATTCGTATATTGGTCTTGCTTCATTCTGCATATTCTGTGGGGAATGGTCGATTTCGGCCCCTTCCATACCTGGGCCGCTCCGCGCTACAACCTTCTGGCAATCACTGGGAATAACGCTGAAAACGTCTCCTTTGAGCAATGGGTGAGTGTTATGGAGCAGACTACCGGCATCCTGATGATATTCCTCATTCCGCTCTCCACCGCGTCGTTATGGAGTTGGGTGAATCATCCGGCCAGAAATTGGTATACCCGTCGCGTACTCAATATTCACACCTTGCCGTTTACCATGGAAAGCATCTCACCCGCGATCGCACCGATACTGAATGAAGGTGATCCTCTCCGCCTATTACTGGATAAACGTCGGCCCGAAAGACGCCCTGCGCAGAGGCCCGAAGAGTTCGCTGTAGAACATCAACTGATCAGCAACATGCAGCTCGACGTAGCTCGATGTCGAACTGCATTTATGGGGCAACTTGGAGAACCACTCACATCATGGAAAAGCCTTGCTCCACATGAAAAAGCCCTGTTCGCCATCTTCGGCCTCCAGTACTTCCTGGATGATCGAGACGCGGCTAAATCCTTAATGGACAACCTGAATCGCTCTTGCCGTCTAAAAAGCAGAAGAGACAAGGGTAAATTTTCAGTCCCAGTATATTCATTGGCCAAACCGGCATTCATGCGAGTCATTCGTAGCGAAGGTGCTATCCGTTGGCTCAAGGAACACCGATACGTCAGAAGTGGTCTTGTGTGGTTATATGCACATGACCTACGTCTGACACCACCTAACTGGCTTTGGTTAAAAGGCATCGATCGTACTTTGTTTTATGCCCTACATCGGGCAAACACAACGAAAGAGTTTATCGAGGGAGCGGGAATCGTTGCCGTGGCTCGTACCGAAAATGAAGCTATTAGGCTAGGACTTCCCTGCCCCACTGCCTGCGTTGAAGAGGCCGTCGATGGTTTTCGCATCGATATGATTTCTTTGGGACTGATCTGGGACGAGCCACAGCCAGATAAAGACCGAAAACGTCGTATCAGGAATAACTGGTCCCTAACCGACGACGTTCTAGCCCGCCCAGGAATGGAAGATGGTGATGAATCACCGTTCTGA
- a CDS encoding ethanolamine utilization protein EutE, whose amino-acid sequence MIERFPKKWLIYYVAKSLFLRFGVIILIFFAPLFTLFAFDSPYANTREYVIAFGCWILLTAPFAINYLIAKKRKMKIQTVLDDIKSSGHFNPTRDAEGWLFWQNTYLGCDYQNGTMVYIRIYPGKVMDVIGFDAYSLVRTEVEGSKLRLYTRFASLPMIPIETSAASNIANHLHGMNNKGYSYNFNFPNIVQNKRKELESLAGMPVPELI is encoded by the coding sequence ATGATCGAACGTTTTCCTAAAAAGTGGCTTATTTATTATGTGGCCAAAAGTCTTTTTTTACGATTCGGTGTCATCATACTTATATTTTTTGCGCCTTTATTCACTTTATTTGCATTTGACTCACCATATGCCAACACTCGAGAATATGTAATTGCTTTTGGCTGCTGGATTCTTCTTACTGCCCCCTTTGCCATAAATTACCTCATTGCAAAAAAACGCAAAATGAAGATTCAGACGGTTCTGGATGATATAAAATCTTCAGGCCACTTCAATCCAACGAGAGACGCTGAAGGTTGGTTATTCTGGCAAAACACTTATCTTGGTTGTGACTACCAGAATGGTACGATGGTATACATCCGTATCTATCCGGGGAAAGTCATGGATGTCATTGGCTTCGATGCATACAGCCTTGTACGCACAGAGGTTGAGGGCTCTAAGCTGCGCCTGTATACGAGGTTTGCATCATTGCCCATGATCCCTATTGAAACATCCGCGGCTTCAAACATTGCAAACCACTTGCATGGTATGAACAACAAAGGCTACAGCTATAATTTTAATTTCCCCAATATTGTCCAGAATAAACGTAAAGAATTGGAATCTTTGGCTGGGATGCCAGTCCCTGAACTTATTTAA
- a CDS encoding conjugal transfer protein TrbC, whose protein sequence is MQNTPVNQALINRSAWQSPLIELMRDHLLYAVIMAGSVVVGFIWPLAIPLCLLLAIIASISFSTHRWRMPIRMPLQLNLPDPSEDRQVRRSLLKAYPSLFQYDSRLERNGRGIFYLGYQRIHDVGRELWLSIDDLTRHLMFFASTGGGKTETIYAWMINPLCWGRGYTFVDGKAQVETARTCYYLARRFGREDDVEYINFMNGDMSRSEIINKGYKTRPQSNDYNPFGHSTEAFIAETMQSMLPKNVQGGEWQSRAIAMNKALVFGTKFYCVRENKIMSLQLLREFMPLEKLAELYCRAVDDQWPEEAVSPLYNYLVDVPGFDMALVRVPSAWTEEPRKQHSYLTGQFLETFSTFTETFGDVFAEDAGDIDIRDSIHSDRILLVLIPALNTSEHTTSALGRMLITQQSMILARDLGYKLEGLDAETLEVSKYKGVFPYLGFYDEVGAYYTERLAVQATQVRSLLFALIMMSQDQERIENQTSAANVATLMQNAGIKVAGKIVSDDKTAQTISNAAGKEARARMVSLQRQDGIIGTSWIDGDNISIQMENKINVQDLIKLQPGENFTIFQGDPTPGAAFFIEDSEKTCNAPLIINRYITVNPPKLEQLRKLVPRTAQRRLPTPEKVSSIIGVLTAKPSRRRKKTIAEPWKVIDTFQQRLANRQGSHNLLTQYDLDFSGRDKNLWEEALDIIRTTTIAERTIRYITLNKPDSDELSSDESQMTSAALLKNITLPALPTLTRKITQQKDAGWNPPEIPDDIRFQMRENHDY, encoded by the coding sequence ATGCAGAATACCCCTGTCAATCAGGCACTAATAAATCGTAGTGCCTGGCAATCACCTCTGATTGAGCTCATGCGAGATCACCTGCTGTATGCCGTCATAATGGCAGGCAGTGTTGTGGTTGGATTCATCTGGCCATTGGCTATCCCGCTTTGCCTACTATTAGCGATCATTGCCAGTATCAGCTTCAGCACCCATCGCTGGCGTATGCCGATACGTATGCCTTTACAACTAAACCTACCGGACCCATCAGAAGACCGTCAGGTTCGCCGTAGTCTTCTAAAGGCATACCCTTCATTATTTCAGTACGACTCCAGACTGGAGCGTAACGGGCGGGGTATTTTTTATCTCGGCTATCAGAGAATACATGACGTAGGCCGAGAGCTTTGGCTCAGCATCGACGATCTGACTCGACACCTCATGTTCTTCGCCTCCACAGGGGGCGGTAAGACAGAAACCATCTACGCCTGGATGATTAATCCACTCTGCTGGGGTCGAGGCTATACCTTTGTCGATGGCAAGGCACAGGTTGAAACAGCACGCACTTGCTATTACCTAGCGCGTCGGTTTGGCCGTGAAGATGATGTGGAATATATCAACTTCATGAATGGTGATATGTCTCGCAGTGAGATCATCAATAAAGGGTATAAAACTCGACCACAGTCCAATGACTATAATCCGTTCGGCCATAGTACAGAGGCTTTTATTGCCGAAACCATGCAATCAATGTTACCGAAAAACGTACAGGGAGGAGAATGGCAATCCAGAGCTATTGCGATGAATAAAGCTCTCGTGTTCGGAACCAAGTTTTATTGCGTTCGAGAGAATAAAATAATGTCTTTGCAGCTGCTGCGCGAATTTATGCCGTTAGAAAAACTGGCAGAGCTGTACTGCAGAGCAGTAGATGATCAATGGCCTGAGGAAGCCGTTTCCCCACTATACAATTATCTGGTCGATGTCCCTGGCTTTGACATGGCATTGGTGCGGGTACCTTCAGCATGGACAGAAGAACCGCGAAAACAGCATAGCTACCTTACAGGGCAATTTCTGGAGACTTTCAGCACGTTTACTGAGACCTTTGGTGATGTTTTTGCTGAAGATGCCGGCGATATCGATATCCGCGACAGCATTCATAGTGACCGAATACTGCTGGTATTAATCCCTGCGTTAAATACGTCAGAGCACACGACCTCTGCGCTAGGCCGTATGCTCATCACTCAGCAAAGTATGATTTTGGCACGTGATCTTGGCTACAAGCTGGAGGGACTGGATGCAGAAACGCTTGAGGTAAGCAAGTACAAAGGGGTGTTTCCCTATTTAGGGTTTTATGATGAAGTCGGGGCATACTACACCGAACGTCTTGCCGTTCAGGCAACCCAAGTGCGCTCTCTTTTATTCGCGCTCATCATGATGAGCCAGGATCAGGAGCGTATCGAAAATCAGACGTCTGCCGCCAATGTGGCAACACTCATGCAGAACGCCGGCATTAAGGTAGCCGGTAAAATCGTCAGTGACGATAAAACGGCCCAGACCATCAGTAATGCCGCGGGTAAGGAGGCTCGAGCACGCATGGTGAGTCTTCAGCGGCAGGATGGAATTATAGGTACATCCTGGATTGATGGAGACAACATCAGTATCCAGATGGAAAACAAAATCAACGTACAGGATTTGATCAAGCTTCAGCCAGGAGAAAATTTCACCATATTTCAGGGAGATCCGACCCCTGGAGCAGCATTTTTCATTGAGGACAGCGAGAAAACATGCAATGCCCCCCTAATAATTAACCGCTACATCACCGTCAATCCACCGAAATTAGAACAGCTACGTAAGCTTGTTCCACGAACTGCACAGCGCCGTTTACCCACACCGGAAAAGGTCAGCAGCATCATTGGTGTGCTGACAGCCAAACCCTCCCGTCGCCGTAAAAAAACTATTGCAGAACCATGGAAAGTGATCGACACCTTCCAGCAGCGACTAGCAAACCGGCAGGGCTCGCATAACCTGCTGACACAATATGATCTGGATTTTTCTGGCCGTGACAAAAATTTATGGGAAGAAGCCTTAGATATCATTAGAACCACAACGATCGCAGAGAGAACCATCCGTTACATCACGCTAAATAAACCTGATAGTGATGAATTATCTTCAGATGAATCTCAAATGACATCTGCCGCACTTCTTAAAAACATTACGTTGCCTGCCCTCCCCACTCTTACCAGGAAGATCACCCAACAAAAAGACGCCGGGTGGAACCCACCAGAAATACCTGATGACATCCGTTTCCAGATGAGAGAAAACCATGACTACTAA